CAGTAGCGGAAGAGGTCGAGCGCCGTGTCGTCGGCGAGGAGCAGGCCGACCATGATGCTCGAGCTGGCAGCCATGATCGCCGCGCCGGCGAGGGCGGTGGTCATCGGTTGATGGCGAAGGGGGACGGTCGCCGCGATCGTGTGCACCACGAGTCCGGCGATGATCACCCCGACCAACGCGGTCCACAGGTAGTCGACGACACCGTCGAGGAGCCCGAAGCGGATGCCGATGACGACGAGCAGCGCTGCCCCGGAGTTGAGCCCGAGGATGCCGGGCTCGGCGATCGGGTTGCGGGTCAGCCCCTGCAACACCGTGCCCGCGATGGCGACGCAGGCACCGACCACGAGCGCGATGAGTGTCCGGTCGACCCGGGCGGTGACGATGCCGGCGGCCGCGCTGTCATCCAGGTCACGGATGCCGGCAAGGACCTCACCGGCGGGGACGGGCTCCGCCCCGTAGAGCAGCGACGCGAGCGATACCGTCGCGAGGAGGACGGCGCCCCCCACCGCGACGGCACCCGTGCGCGTGGCGCCGGTCATGCGCTCAGACGGCCTTCGCGGCGTCGGCCACCAGGGGCAGGAACTGCGTCACCGCGACCTCCATGGAGATCGGCGACGGTGAGGACATCGTCATCGCGACGGTGTTGTCGGCGGACGCGACGAAGCTCCCTCGCTCGATCGCGGGGATCCTGCCGAGCAGCGGGTCGGACTTCAGGTCCTCGATCTGCGTGTCCTCGGCGTAGAAGATCAGGACGTCGGCGTCGATGTCCTGAGCCTTCTCCGCGGAGACGGAGAAGAAGAAGGCGTCCCCGTCGGAGTTCTCCTTGACGATCCCGGCGTCCTCCATGCCGAATCGGCGCAGCAGCTGCGGGCGCAGGTCGATGCTGGTGTAGATGTCGATCGTGGACGTGTCGGTCGGGCTGAAGGAGGCCCAGGCGACGGACGTGCCCTTGACCGCGGAGTTCTTCGCGACCGCGTCGTCGATGAGCCGGTTGGTCTCCCGACCGAGCTGATCGGCCTCGTCGGGCTGGCCGATGGCCTTGCCGATGATCGCCACGCTCTCCTCCCAGGGCGTCCCCCAGGCGAGCTCGGGGTAGGCCACGGTCGGCGCGATCGTGGACAGCTTGTCGT
The DNA window shown above is from Janibacter sp. A1S7 and carries:
- a CDS encoding FecCD family ABC transporter permease, which codes for MTGATRTGAVAVGGAVLLATVSLASLLYGAEPVPAGEVLAGIRDLDDSAAAGIVTARVDRTLIALVVGACVAIAGTVLQGLTRNPIAEPGILGLNSGAALLVVIGIRFGLLDGVVDYLWTALVGVIIAGLVVHTIAATVPLRHQPMTTALAGAAIMAASSSIMVGLLLADDTALDLFRYWQVGSVAGKDAGLILPILPFVLVGLLLTLTSGRTLNAMALGDDVARSLGQRVVLARGGALAGALLLTAAACALAGPIAFVGLAVPHLLRLLGGPDHGRLLIGSLLVGPALVIAADTLGRVIAPPGEVQVGVMTAVVGAPVLILLARRAVRR
- a CDS encoding ABC transporter substrate-binding protein; the encoded protein is MSPNRRAVLASTPAVLLALSACSTGSAADTTAKGDTSPSAEAGAFPVTITHAFGSTEITRAPTRIATVGWNDQDVVASFGVVPVGATKITWGGNAQGSTPWFDEAVQEIDPDAEVVRYDDADGVPVAEIATLAPDLILGVNSGLTKEEYDKLSTIAPTVAYPELAWGTPWEESVAIIGKAIGQPDEADQLGRETNRLIDDAVAKNSAVKGTSVAWASFSPTDTSTIDIYTSIDLRPQLLRRFGMEDAGIVKENSDGDAFFFSVSAEKAQDIDADVLIFYAEDTQIEDLKSDPLLGRIPAIERGSFVASADNTVAMTMSSPSPISMEVAVTQFLPLVADAAKAV